From a single Capsicum annuum cultivar UCD-10X-F1 chromosome 12, UCD10Xv1.1, whole genome shotgun sequence genomic region:
- the LOC107870478 gene encoding probable rhamnogalacturonate lyase B yields the protein MKKKEWSYVLELLGILLQFFLLVESTLTRQRINKLNSRLDQESFPPVQLLSLDDYVVVDNGIFNITFSIPGGMVTGLQYNEIDNLLEDGNKDNDRGYWDIVWNKPGEKNIIDKLYATNFNVIMEDENQVELSFTRTWDTLDSSQLSMNIDKRFIILRGISGFYCYGILERLEGWPDIDVFQGRIVFKLKENLFQYMAVSDERQRIMPTAHDREMGQPLDYKEAVLLTNPTNSFIKGEVDDKYQYSCDNKENRVHGWISQTPRTGFWMITPSDEFRTGGPAKQDLTSHTGPINLNMFFSTHYAGEVLAMKFRDGEPWRKVFGPVFVYINSLSPDVQDTLTLWADAKEQMFIETENWPYTFPLSEDFARPDQRGVVSGRLLVRDSYVSESLIIANSAFVGLAAPGEVGSWQLENKACQFWTQTDSEGYFLIKNVIPGNYSLYAWIPGYVGDYMYDPFIIVTPGSSERVETLIYDAPRNGPTLWEIGIPDRTAAEFFIPDAQPRLLNQLYVANQQERFRQYGLWDRYTEIYTDDLVFTVGSSRYQTDWFFAHLNRYFYNDDGNKTYAPTTWQVLFDLEDVDQSSNYTLQLALASAHEAELQVRFNDPETDAPHYTTGLIGKDNAIARHGIHGIYRLYTINVPGSLLGIGTNVMYLKQTRGDGPFRGIMYDYIRLEGPPEEIY from the exons atgaagaagaaagaatgGAGCTATGTTCTTGAATTATTGGGAATTTTGCTTCAGTTTTTTTTGCTGGTTGAATCTACATTAACAAGACA GAGAATAAATAAGTTAAACAGTCGACTAGACCAGGAGTCTTTTCCACCAGTACAATTGCTTTCACTGGATGATTAT gtGGTGGTGGATAATGGCATCTTTAATATTACTTTTTCTATTCCTGGGGGAATGGTCACTGGATTACAATATAATGAGATTGATAATTTATTGGAAGATGGAAATAAAGATAATGACAGAGG GTATTGGGATATTGTTTGGAACAAAccaggagaaaaaaatattattgacaa ACTTTATGCAACAAATTTTAATGTTATTATGGAAGATGAAAATCAAGTGGAGCTTTCATTTACAAGGACTTGGGATACTTTAGATTCTTCACAACTTTCAATGAATATTGACAAAAG gtTTATAATACTAAGAGGAATTTCTGGATTTTATTGTTATGGAATTTTGGAACGTTTAGAAGGATGGCCAGATATTGATGTTTTCCAAGGAAGAATAGTCTTCAAGCTCAAAGAAAATTT GTTCCAATATATGGCAGTATCAGATGAACGTCAAAGGATAATGCCAACGGCCCATGATCGTGAAATGGGCCAACCACTTGATTATAAAGAAGCTGTTCTTCTTACTAACCCAACTAATTCTTTCATCAAAGGAGAG GTTGATGACAAATATCAATATTCTTGTGATAATAAAGAAAACCGGGTTCATGGGTGGATCAGCCAAACTCCACGAACCGGGTTTTGGATGATTACTCCTTCTGATGAGTTCAGGACAGGTGGGCCAGCCAAACAAGACCTTACTTCTCATACTGGCCCAATAAATCTAAAT ATGTTCTTTAGTACACATTATGCTGGAGAAGTTTTGGCCATGAAATTCAGGGATGGGGAGCCCTGGAGAAAAGTTTTTGGACCTGTTTTTGTGTACATAAACTCACTTTCACCTGATGTGCAAGACACACTCACATTATGGGCTGATGCCAAAGAACAAATGTTCATCGAAACCGAAAATTGGCCCTATACTTTCCCTCTTTCGGAAGATTTTGCTCGACCTGATCAACGTGGAGTTGTAAGTGGCAGATTACTCGTCCGAGATAG CTATGTTAGCGAAAGTCTCATCATTGCAAATTCAGCTTTCGTTGGTTTGGCTGCTCCTGGAGAGGTTGGATCATGGCAATTGGAAAACAAG GCTTGTCAATTTTGGACTCAAACAGATAGTGAGGGGTATTTCTTGATCAAGAATGTAATTCCAGGGAACTATAGTTTATATGCTTGGATCCCTGGATATGTTGGCGATTACATGTATGATCCTTTCATCATTGTCACTCCAG GATCAAGCGAAAGGGTTGAAACTCTTATATACGACGCTCCAAGAAATGGTCCAACATTGTGGGAAATTGGAATTCCTGATAGGACAGCGGCTGAATTCTTCATCCCTGATGCACAACCAAGACTCTTAAATCAATTATACGTTGCAAATCAGCAAGAAAG gTTTAGGCAATATGGATTATGGGATAGGTATACAGAGATATACACTGATGATTTGGTGTTTACTGTTGGATCAAGTAGATATCAAACAGATTGGTTCTTTGCTCATCTCAATAGATACTTTTACAA tgatgatGGAAACAAGACTTATGCACCAACTACATGGCAAGTTCTATTTGATCTTGAAGATGTTGatcaatcatcaaattatacactTCAACTAGCATTGGCCTCAGCACATGAAGCTGAATTGCAA GTTCGATTCAATGATCCAGAAACAGACGCTCCTCACTATACAACGGGGTTGATAGGCAAGGATAACGCGATAGCGAGGCATGGTATACATGGAATATACAGACTATATACTATAAATGTTCCTGGCTCTCTCCTTGGTATTGGAACCAATGTTATGTATCTCAAGCAAACTAGAGGTGATGGGCCTTTTAGAGGAATTATGTATGATTATATTCGACTCGAAGGCCCTCCTGAAGAAATCTATTGA
- the LOC107872361 gene encoding rhamnogalacturonate lyase-like, whose product MFSLLLYFNLRQISFENSVSISTRSWDTVWKGTLDRLLASKFSVIAQDVNKVEVSFKKLYNPKNRGDLPLNVDKRYVVLRGSSGFYSYGIFEHLKGWTYLNMEEARIAFKLNKSLFHFMAIADDRQRLMPTEEDHANGQKLAYVEAVKLKNPSSPKFEGEVDDKYQYSDEMRNIKVHGWISDKPHMGFWVISPSYEYCNGGPLKQDLTSHVGPTSLAIFFSKHYAGPELQVTLRNGEAWTKVFGPVFFYVNSDSSKDHSILWKDAKRQMNEETKKWPYDFPASPEYLHANQRGSVSGQLLVHDWYINKNAFPAKSAYIGLANRGDVGSWQTDSKGYQFWTQTDKFGNFKINNVRPGIYGLYSWVPGVLGEYKYPSNVAIKPDLGKIIFEAIRNGPTLWEIGFPDRSAAEFFIPDPLPGFENHLYTNTTDRFRQYGLWDRYNDLYPKGDLIYKVGVSDFRKDWFFAHAIRKNKDNSFSPTTWQILFNLKNVNNKGTYHLHIALASAAYAHLQVWINTPSKPRPWFDSSKIGNSNAIARHGIHGLYTLFNIEFPGTQLHVGENIIYLKQASIDTPFNGFMYDYIRLEGPSRR is encoded by the exons ATGTTTTCTTTACTTCTGTATTTTAACTTGAGACAAATATCTTTCGAAAATAGCGTCTCTATCTCTACGAG GTCTTGGGATACTGTGTGGAAAGGTACATTGGACAg GCTATTAGCATCAAAATTTAGTGTGATAGCACAAGATGTTAACAAAGTTGAagtttctttcaaaaaattatataatcctAAAAATCGTGGTGATCTTCCTCTAAATGTTGACAAAAG GTATGTGGTGCTACGTGGGAGTTCAGGATTTTATTCATATGGAATATTTGAACATTTAAAAGGATGGACATATCTAAATATGGAGGAAGCTAGAATTGCATTTAAGCTCAATAAATCATT gttTCATTTTATGGCAATAGCTGATGATAGGCAAAGGTTAATGCCAACAGAAGAGGATCATGCAAATGGCCAAAAACTTGCTTATGTAGAAGCTGTTAAACTTAAAAATCCATCCAGCCCTAAATTCGAAGGAGAG GTTGATGACAAGTACCAATATTCAGATGAAATGAGAAATATTAAAGTACATGGTTGGATAAGTGATAAACCACACATGGGGTTTTGGGTAATTTCACCAAGTTATGAATATTGCAATGGTGGACCTTTGAAGCAAGATCTTACATCTCATGTTGGTCCAACATCATTGGCt ATATTTTTCAGTAAACATTATGCAGGGCCAGAATTACAAGTTACATTAAGAAATGGAGAGGCATGGACTAAGGTTTTTGGACCTGTATTTTTCTATGTTAATTCAGATTCTAGCAAAGATCATAGCATACTTTGGAAAGATGCTAAAAGACag ATGAATGAAGAAACGAAAAAATGGCCCTATGATTTTCCTGCATCACCAGAATATCTTCATGCAAATCAACGTGGCTCAGTTAGTGGTCAATTATTGGTTCATGATtg GTACATAAACAAAAATGCTTTTCCCGCAAAAAGTGCATATATTGGACTTGCCAACCGTGGAGATGTTGGCTCTTGGCAAACTGATAGCAAG GGTTATCAATTTTGGACTCAAACTGATAAATTTGGTAATTTCAAGATAAATAATGTTAGACCTGGAATTTATGGATTATATTCTTGGGTTCCTGGAGTTCTGGGAGAATACAAATACCCTTCTAATGTGGCGATCAAACCAG ATTTgggtaaaattatttttgaagcaATAAGAAATGGTCCAACTTTATGGGAAATTGGATTTCCAGATAGAAGTGCTGCTGAATTTTTTATACCTGATCCATTGCCTGGTTTTGAAAATCATTTGTACACTAACACTACTG ACAGATTTAGACAATATGGTTTATGGGATCGTTACAATGATTTATATCCTAAAGGAGACTTAATATACAAAGTTGGTGTCAGTGATTTTCGAAAAGATTGGTTCTTTGCCCATGCAATCag gaAAAATAAGGACAACAGTTTTTCACCAACAACATGGCAAATTTTATTTAATCTTAAAAATGTGAATAATAAGGGAACTTATCATCTTCATATAGCTTTGGCTTCTGCAGCTTATGCCCATTTACAG gtgTGGATAAATACTCCATCAAAACCAAGGCCATGGTTTGATTCATCAAAAATTGGGAATAGTAATGCAATAGCAAGACATGGAATTCATGGATTATATACACTTTTCAATATTGAATTTCCAGGGACACAACTTCATGTTGgtgaaaatataatttatttgaagCAAGCATCAATTGATACCCCTTTCAATGGATTCATGTATGATTATATTCGTCTCGAAGGTCCTTCACGACGATAG